In Gimesia benthica, a single window of DNA contains:
- a CDS encoding sulfatase-like hydrolase/transferase has protein sequence MIIGAFLSAIVLALVLGSVTTLSAADSENVRPNVLWITSEDNGPHLGCYGDEYADTPHIDKLASRGTIYLNCWSNAPVCAPARTTLITGMYPTCLGAEHMRSMVKLPKQFLMYPQYLRKAGYYCTNNSKEDYNVESVGKIWDESSRKAHWKNRKPGQPFFAVFNHTISHESKIRNRPHTLVHDPAKARVPAYHPDTPEVRHDWAQYYDRITEMDALVGKNLKELAEAGLADDTIIFYYGDHGSGMPRSKRWPYNSGLQVPLVIYIPPKFRSLASPDYRTDGESDRLVSFVDFAPTLLSLTGIEPPEHMQGYAFLGQYQTKPQDYLFGFRGRMDERYDLVRSVRNKRFVYIRNYMPHKEYGQYLNYMFQTPTTQVWKRMYDAGELVPPQTYFWETKPSDELYDLQNDQDEVKNLVDSDEHQEVLNELRKAQHQKLLAIRDLGFMPEAEIHRLADGKAPYLIGHSSELYPLPEILSMADLASSQKTNAQAELLAGLKDENDVVRYWAAMGFLIRGKQAVQQAAPQLRAALQDSSKSVRCIAAEALGRYGNQQDVNAGVETLISLANQKKDGLYVAMLALNGLDKLGPKKVAAVKEQIANLPVKNDQVNRRLQSYVGRLVERLQEQQGQNK, from the coding sequence ATGATAATCGGTGCGTTCCTCAGTGCGATCGTGCTGGCTCTGGTTTTGGGATCCGTCACCACGTTATCAGCAGCGGATTCTGAGAACGTCCGCCCCAACGTATTGTGGATTACCAGTGAAGACAATGGTCCCCACCTCGGCTGTTATGGGGATGAATACGCGGATACTCCCCATATCGATAAACTCGCTTCGCGGGGAACGATCTATCTCAATTGCTGGTCGAATGCCCCGGTCTGCGCTCCAGCCCGGACCACGCTGATTACCGGGATGTATCCGACTTGCCTGGGGGCCGAACATATGCGAAGTATGGTCAAGCTTCCGAAACAGTTTCTGATGTATCCACAGTACCTGCGTAAAGCCGGTTATTACTGTACCAATAACAGCAAGGAAGATTATAACGTCGAATCTGTGGGAAAGATCTGGGACGAATCCAGCCGGAAGGCTCACTGGAAAAATCGTAAGCCCGGACAACCTTTCTTTGCCGTCTTTAATCACACCATCAGTCATGAGAGTAAAATCCGGAACCGGCCTCATACTCTGGTTCATGATCCTGCGAAAGCACGAGTCCCAGCCTATCATCCGGATACGCCGGAAGTGCGTCACGACTGGGCGCAATACTACGATCGTATAACGGAAATGGACGCGCTGGTGGGGAAAAACCTCAAGGAACTGGCAGAAGCAGGTCTGGCGGATGATACGATCATCTTTTATTACGGCGACCATGGCTCTGGAATGCCGCGCAGCAAACGTTGGCCTTATAACTCGGGGCTGCAGGTGCCACTGGTGATCTACATTCCTCCTAAGTTCCGCAGTCTGGCTTCCCCCGATTATCGGACTGATGGAGAGTCGGATCGTCTGGTCAGCTTTGTTGATTTTGCACCAACATTGTTAAGTTTGACTGGAATCGAACCTCCCGAACACATGCAGGGGTATGCTTTTCTGGGACAATATCAAACCAAGCCTCAGGACTACCTGTTCGGGTTTCGGGGCAGAATGGATGAACGCTACGATCTGGTGCGGTCCGTGCGTAACAAGCGTTTTGTTTACATTCGTAACTATATGCCACACAAGGAATATGGCCAGTACCTGAATTACATGTTCCAGACACCGACCACTCAGGTCTGGAAACGCATGTATGATGCGGGAGAACTTGTCCCACCTCAAACTTATTTCTGGGAAACGAAGCCATCTGATGAGCTTTACGATCTACAGAACGACCAGGACGAAGTCAAAAACCTGGTCGATTCTGACGAGCATCAGGAAGTCTTGAATGAACTTCGCAAAGCACAGCATCAGAAACTGCTGGCGATTCGTGATCTGGGCTTCATGCCGGAGGCGGAAATTCATCGACTGGCGGATGGGAAGGCACCCTATCTGATCGGACATAGTTCCGAGTTGTATCCTCTGCCCGAGATTCTATCGATGGCGGATCTGGCCTCATCGCAAAAAACGAATGCCCAGGCAGAGCTGCTGGCTGGCCTCAAAGATGAGAATGATGTCGTTCGCTACTGGGCCGCGATGGGCTTTCTGATTCGAGGCAAACAGGCAGTGCAGCAGGCTGCACCGCAGTTGAGAGCCGCGTTGCAGGATTCATCGAAGTCTGTACGGTGCATCGCCGCGGAGGCTCTGGGACGCTACGGAAATCAGCAGGATGTCAACGCAGGCGTCGAAACACTGATTTCCCTCGCGAATCAGAAGAAAGATGGACTCTATGTCGCGATGCTGGCTCTGAATGGACTGGATAAACTGGGACCAAAAAAGGTCGCTGCTGTGAAGGAACAGATCGCTAATCTGCCTGTGAAGAATGATCAGGTTAATCGTCGACTGCAAAGCTATGTGGGACGACTGGTCGAACGGCTTCAGGAACAACAGGGACAGAACAAGTAA
- a CDS encoding PQQ-binding-like beta-propeller repeat protein translates to MRSICLFSLVCCLFNLMLLESPVDAAIFSGEIQSISADQQQVVIKNSGGKEKSFTVPASIPITFNGKNAAFDQFKTGQRATVFTDSSGKITRFSVRESLEPKTKPPLERPRKEMKTSQKGTTSDASPAGNQGWTQFRGPNRANISTETGLLKDWSQNPPKLLWTARGLGEGYSSVSLSGNLVFTMGTKANEETVFAIDLNTGEIVWSQSNGPIFQNNQGNGPRSTPTVDGNLVYALGANGNLACLSVRDGNPEWSKNILQEFSARNIVWGISESPLIDGDKLICTPGGQGATMVALKKQDGSLIWKSAVPSNPQAGYASPIKIDVGGVEQYVNFTHSGVMGIAAENGTPLWGNDRAANKTANCSAPVFYPEMSSVFYASGYGTGGALLKLSAAQNRVTAQLGFFTPDMKNHHGGMVQIDGYLYGSSDPGVLTCINLRNGETVWQDRSVGKGALTCADGHIYMRSEKGPVALVEVNTKAYVEKGRFDQPQRTGKPAWPHPVVADGKLFLRDQDLLLCYDVRGQ, encoded by the coding sequence ATGCGATCGATCTGTCTGTTTAGTCTGGTGTGTTGTCTGTTCAATTTGATGCTGCTGGAATCCCCGGTTGATGCAGCGATTTTCAGTGGGGAAATCCAGTCAATCTCTGCTGATCAACAACAGGTGGTGATCAAAAATTCGGGTGGAAAAGAAAAAAGTTTTACCGTCCCTGCTTCGATTCCGATTACTTTCAACGGAAAAAATGCTGCTTTCGATCAGTTCAAAACAGGACAGCGAGCCACTGTTTTTACTGACAGTTCTGGCAAGATTACTCGTTTTTCAGTTCGGGAGTCTCTGGAGCCTAAAACAAAACCCCCGTTGGAACGTCCCCGTAAAGAAATGAAAACCAGCCAGAAGGGAACTACTTCTGACGCCAGTCCTGCAGGAAATCAGGGATGGACGCAGTTTCGAGGTCCGAACCGGGCTAATATTTCCACAGAGACCGGGCTGCTGAAGGATTGGAGCCAAAACCCACCCAAACTCCTATGGACTGCTCGCGGGCTGGGCGAAGGATATTCTTCCGTCTCACTCAGTGGCAATCTGGTTTTTACCATGGGAACCAAAGCCAACGAAGAAACAGTATTTGCTATCGATCTGAATACGGGGGAAATTGTCTGGTCGCAGTCCAATGGACCGATCTTTCAGAATAACCAGGGAAATGGACCACGCTCCACTCCAACTGTTGATGGCAACCTGGTTTATGCCCTGGGAGCGAATGGGAATCTTGCCTGCCTCTCCGTACGGGATGGAAACCCCGAGTGGTCAAAGAATATTCTGCAGGAGTTTTCAGCCAGAAATATCGTCTGGGGGATCAGCGAATCTCCTCTCATCGATGGCGATAAGCTGATTTGCACACCTGGAGGACAGGGCGCGACCATGGTTGCACTGAAAAAGCAGGATGGCAGTCTGATCTGGAAATCGGCAGTGCCCTCCAATCCACAGGCTGGATATGCTTCACCGATCAAAATAGATGTTGGAGGTGTCGAGCAATACGTAAATTTCACCCACTCGGGAGTCATGGGAATTGCGGCCGAAAACGGAACGCCTCTCTGGGGCAATGATCGGGCGGCGAATAAGACCGCCAACTGTTCTGCCCCCGTTTTTTATCCTGAGATGAGTTCCGTGTTTTACGCTTCAGGCTATGGAACCGGAGGGGCGCTGCTTAAGTTGTCGGCTGCCCAGAATCGGGTCACTGCGCAGTTGGGTTTCTTTACTCCCGATATGAAAAATCATCATGGTGGGATGGTCCAGATCGACGGTTATCTTTATGGATCGAGCGATCCAGGGGTTCTCACATGTATCAACCTCAGAAACGGTGAGACCGTCTGGCAGGATCGTTCGGTAGGAAAAGGGGCTCTGACTTGTGCTGACGGCCATATTTACATGCGTAGTGAGAAGGGGCCCGTCGCCCTTGTCGAGGTGAACACTAAAGCATATGTGGAAAAAGGACGCTTTGATCAGCCGCAACGGACTGGAAAGCCAGCCTGGCCGCATCCAGTCGTCGCTGACGGGAAGCTTTTTCTGCGCGATCAGGATCTACTGCTCTGCTACGATGTACGTGGTCAGTAG
- a CDS encoding endonuclease/exonuclease/phosphatase family protein, whose product MKPLAVVMSVFWVLALIVRLTFRDSGGTISTLIFYISPLILISTGAVFLSVLTLWIRWHRLALIWLLMGALTGVWCYQKQFQKHHTANPVLEADSMPLRVLFWNVGDQLWSIKNMVQEIKRVDADLVALVEVESYSSTDQEFWEKSFPGYRFQAGKNGFMLLSRFPTIASEFGNFGRMGRYLKINLKADVSQSGASAVSEAFVVYLVDINSDILRSRKEALQKLAEEVAQQKENPVLIVGDFNTPGDSVHFNPLRKLCRNSFEDAGEGYNATWPLPLPVLDLDGIWVNSFFRVSSSENRWTWYSDHRPVVADLLLQTAPAWGKPAD is encoded by the coding sequence ATGAAACCTCTGGCTGTTGTCATGTCAGTCTTTTGGGTTTTAGCCTTGATCGTACGCCTGACATTCCGAGACTCGGGGGGGACGATTTCTACTTTGATTTTCTATATCTCTCCCCTGATTCTGATAAGCACAGGAGCGGTCTTTCTTTCAGTACTGACTCTCTGGATTCGCTGGCACCGTCTGGCTCTGATCTGGCTCTTAATGGGAGCGTTAACCGGCGTGTGGTGCTACCAGAAACAGTTTCAGAAGCATCACACTGCGAATCCTGTGTTGGAAGCGGATTCAATGCCTTTGCGTGTGCTGTTCTGGAATGTTGGAGATCAGCTCTGGAGCATTAAAAATATGGTTCAGGAGATCAAGCGTGTTGATGCGGATCTGGTGGCATTAGTGGAAGTGGAATCTTATTCATCCACGGATCAGGAGTTCTGGGAAAAGTCGTTTCCGGGGTACCGTTTTCAAGCTGGAAAAAATGGCTTTATGCTCTTGTCTCGCTTCCCCACGATCGCGAGTGAATTCGGGAACTTCGGCCGGATGGGGCGTTATCTCAAAATTAATCTCAAGGCTGATGTGTCGCAGTCTGGGGCTTCCGCGGTTTCAGAGGCTTTTGTGGTTTACCTGGTGGATATCAACAGCGATATTCTCAGATCCCGCAAAGAGGCACTTCAGAAGCTCGCAGAGGAAGTTGCCCAGCAGAAAGAAAATCCTGTTTTAATAGTGGGAGATTTCAATACTCCCGGAGACTCCGTCCATTTCAATCCACTGCGGAAACTCTGTCGAAACTCATTCGAAGATGCCGGCGAGGGTTACAATGCGACCTGGCCTCTGCCCTTGCCTGTACTGGATCTGGATGGGATCTGGGTCAATTCGTTTTTCCGGGTAAGTTCTTCTGAAAATCGCTGGACCTGGTACTCGGATCATCGCCCTGTTGTTGCTGATCTTTTACTACAGACAGCGCCTGCTTGGGGTAAACCTGCTGACTGA
- a CDS encoding RidA family protein yields MSQTPEERIQELGQTLPTPPKAVGSYIPATQFGNVIVTSGQLPFIGSDLMFKGKIGGDHLHEDDGANAACLCLMNALAQVKAVAGELSRIKRIIRLEGYVHSVPGFDRQPYVLNAASQLLTDIFGDQGKHTRVALGIAEMPLEAAVQLALWVEIE; encoded by the coding sequence ATGAGCCAAACCCCCGAAGAGCGAATTCAGGAACTGGGCCAGACTCTGCCAACTCCGCCAAAGGCTGTAGGATCATACATTCCAGCCACCCAGTTTGGAAATGTGATTGTCACCAGTGGTCAGCTTCCTTTTATTGGTTCAGATCTGATGTTCAAAGGGAAAATTGGTGGGGACCATCTACATGAAGATGACGGGGCCAATGCTGCCTGCCTGTGCCTGATGAACGCCCTGGCGCAGGTCAAAGCCGTAGCGGGAGAACTCTCCCGAATCAAACGGATCATTCGCCTGGAAGGTTATGTCCATTCTGTACCGGGTTTTGATCGTCAGCCTTATGTTTTAAATGCCGCCTCTCAGCTTCTAACCGATATTTTCGGAGATCAAGGTAAACACACACGTGTTGCTCTGGGGATTGCGGAGATGCCCCTGGAAGCAGCGGTGCAACTGGCGCTCTGGGTTGAAATCGAATAA
- a CDS encoding outer membrane protein assembly factor BamB family protein, translated as MPRTDVDFSFRKTVPTYWFLKWGVFLLLWTLALPGPLSAQLPKISPGTAKKQDSQSREEPDSRASATTEQGRWTSFLGNQRNGISDETGLNVNWNEHKPSVLWREPLGGGYSSIVIADGKLWTMATHLNHDYIICLDALSGKKLWSTRGAPTYLDHQRQARGPRSTPTWHAGKLYCLLPAGDLLCLTADTGRILWKVNIFDISGAPRQEQKTIYYWGMSASPLIEGDLVILQPGGSANNSVIAVHKDTGKLVWSAGTDPPGYASPIVIEAENQRQIIVPTGQSILSLNPKEGSLLWRVVWGNKYNCNCATPVWNEDSLFISSAYGTGSMRFALILQNEELRPISRWKNLSMQNQFATSIIKDGYIYGPHGDLATVTYRCLDLQRGEVQWKSRRVGKCTQIAAQGHLICLTEQGTLVLIEANPTEYREKGKLTGLLEFKAWAHPALANHRLYLRDEKRILCLDLKEK; from the coding sequence ATGCCACGAACTGATGTCGATTTTTCTTTCCGAAAGACTGTCCCCACTTACTGGTTCCTGAAGTGGGGGGTTTTTCTGCTGCTCTGGACACTGGCTTTGCCGGGGCCCTTGTCTGCACAGTTACCCAAAATCTCTCCAGGCACAGCCAAAAAACAGGATAGTCAGTCTCGAGAGGAGCCAGACAGCCGCGCTTCTGCAACTACAGAGCAGGGGCGCTGGACCTCGTTTCTGGGAAATCAGCGAAATGGGATATCCGACGAAACCGGACTGAATGTGAACTGGAATGAGCACAAACCGTCTGTCCTGTGGCGGGAACCACTGGGAGGTGGATACTCCTCCATAGTGATCGCCGACGGGAAGCTCTGGACGATGGCGACACACCTCAATCATGATTACATCATTTGTCTCGATGCCCTGTCTGGTAAGAAGCTCTGGTCAACTCGAGGTGCCCCCACCTACCTGGATCATCAGCGTCAGGCCCGAGGACCGCGGTCTACACCTACCTGGCATGCAGGTAAACTCTACTGCCTGCTGCCTGCCGGTGATCTTCTCTGCCTGACCGCAGACACAGGCCGCATTCTCTGGAAAGTCAATATTTTTGATATCAGTGGTGCGCCGCGACAGGAGCAGAAAACCATCTATTACTGGGGAATGTCTGCTTCACCTCTGATAGAAGGGGATCTGGTCATCCTCCAGCCGGGTGGATCTGCCAACAATTCGGTGATCGCCGTCCACAAGGACACAGGCAAGCTGGTCTGGTCTGCTGGAACTGACCCGCCGGGCTATGCTTCCCCAATCGTGATAGAAGCCGAAAACCAGCGACAGATTATCGTTCCCACTGGACAATCCATTCTCTCACTTAACCCGAAAGAGGGTAGCCTGCTGTGGCGGGTTGTTTGGGGAAACAAATACAACTGCAACTGTGCCACTCCCGTCTGGAATGAAGATTCCCTGTTTATCTCTTCCGCGTATGGGACAGGCAGTATGCGGTTTGCTCTGATTCTACAGAACGAGGAACTCCGCCCCATCTCGCGGTGGAAGAACCTGTCCATGCAGAATCAGTTTGCCACCAGCATTATCAAAGATGGGTATATCTATGGTCCCCACGGAGATCTGGCGACAGTCACGTATCGCTGCCTGGACCTGCAGCGAGGGGAGGTGCAATGGAAATCACGGCGAGTGGGAAAATGCACCCAGATCGCAGCTCAGGGTCATTTAATCTGTCTGACAGAGCAGGGAACCCTGGTGCTGATCGAAGCGAATCCCACCGAATATCGGGAAAAAGGGAAATTGACCGGCTTACTGGAATTCAAAGCCTGGGCTCATCCGGCACTCGCAAATCACAGGCTCTATCTTCGTGATGAAAAACGAATTCTATGTCTGGATCTGAAAGAAAAATAG
- a CDS encoding STAS domain-containing protein, which produces MALGPEYENLDEPRLDALTDVLLQVAETASPPVVVLDLSHTSFFGSAFIEVIFRMWNRLNHREGGKFCICGLSEYCTEVLEVTHLDQLWETFPDRASALSALNS; this is translated from the coding sequence GTGGCTTTGGGTCCAGAATACGAAAATCTGGATGAGCCAAGACTGGATGCCTTAACCGATGTGTTATTGCAGGTTGCTGAAACAGCGTCCCCTCCGGTGGTTGTACTCGATCTCTCTCATACATCCTTCTTCGGTTCCGCTTTCATTGAAGTCATCTTCCGGATGTGGAATCGACTCAATCATCGAGAAGGCGGCAAGTTCTGTATCTGCGGTTTGAGCGAATACTGCACAGAGGTTCTGGAAGTCACTCATTTGGATCAGCTCTGGGAAACCTTCCCTGATCGTGCTTCCGCTCTCAGTGCCTTAAATTCCTGA